A genome region from Bradyrhizobium sp. WSM1417 includes the following:
- a CDS encoding ABC-F family ATP-binding cassette domain-containing protein, which produces MIRLDNVSKQAGHQILFIEASAALNKGEKIGLVGPNGAGKTTLFRMIAGEELPDEGQVSTDRGITIGYFNQDVGEMAGRSAVAEVMDGAGPVSAVAAELRELETAMADPDKADQMDEIIARYGEVQHAFEELDGYALDGRAREALSGLGFSQEMMDGDVGKLSGGWKMRVALARILLMRPDVMLLDEPSNHLDLESLIWLEKFLHDYEGTLLMTSHDREFINRVISKVVEIDSGSLTTYAGNYEFYEQQRALSEKQQQAQFERQQAMLAKEIKFIERFKARASHAAQVQSRVKKLDKIERVEPPRRRQTVAFDFPPAPRSGEDVVALKKVFKGYGSKRIYDGLDFMIRRRERWCVMGVNGAGKSTLLKLVAGASEPDEGTVAVGGSVKMGYFAQHAMDLLDGEQTVFESLEYAFPTAGQGSLRALAGCFGFSGDDVEKRCRVLSGGEKARLVMAKMLFDPPNFLVLDEPTNHLDLATKEMLIAALSDFEGTMLFVSHDRHFLSVLSNRVLELTPEGIHQFGGGYTEYVARTGQEAPGLRS; this is translated from the coding sequence ATGATCCGCCTCGACAACGTCAGCAAGCAAGCCGGCCACCAGATCCTGTTCATCGAAGCGTCCGCCGCCCTCAACAAGGGCGAGAAGATCGGGCTCGTCGGCCCGAACGGCGCCGGCAAGACTACGCTATTCCGGATGATCGCGGGCGAGGAACTGCCCGACGAGGGGCAGGTCTCGACCGATCGCGGCATCACCATCGGCTATTTCAACCAGGACGTCGGCGAGATGGCCGGCCGCAGCGCCGTGGCCGAGGTCATGGACGGGGCGGGACCGGTGAGTGCGGTGGCCGCCGAGCTGCGCGAGCTCGAGACGGCGATGGCGGACCCTGATAAGGCCGACCAGATGGACGAGATCATCGCCCGCTACGGGGAGGTGCAGCACGCGTTTGAGGAGCTCGACGGCTACGCGCTCGACGGCCGCGCGCGCGAGGCGCTGTCCGGCCTCGGCTTCAGCCAGGAGATGATGGACGGCGACGTCGGCAAGCTCTCCGGCGGCTGGAAGATGCGCGTGGCGCTCGCCCGCATCCTCTTGATGCGCCCCGACGTCATGCTGCTCGACGAGCCGAGCAACCATCTCGATCTCGAAAGCCTGATCTGGCTGGAGAAGTTCTTGCACGATTACGAAGGCACGCTGCTGATGACCTCGCATGATCGCGAGTTCATCAACCGCGTGATCTCGAAAGTGGTCGAGATCGACTCCGGCTCGCTCACCACCTACGCGGGCAATTACGAGTTCTACGAGCAGCAGCGGGCGCTGAGCGAGAAGCAGCAGCAGGCGCAGTTCGAGCGCCAGCAGGCCATGCTCGCCAAGGAGATCAAGTTCATCGAGCGGTTCAAGGCGCGCGCATCCCATGCGGCGCAAGTGCAGAGCCGGGTGAAGAAGCTCGACAAGATCGAGCGGGTCGAGCCGCCGCGCCGCCGCCAGACGGTGGCATTCGACTTTCCGCCGGCGCCGCGGTCGGGCGAGGACGTCGTTGCGCTCAAGAAGGTGTTCAAGGGCTACGGCAGCAAGCGGATCTATGACGGGCTCGATTTCATGATCCGCCGCAGGGAGCGCTGGTGCGTGATGGGCGTCAACGGCGCGGGAAAGTCGACGCTGCTCAAGCTCGTCGCTGGCGCAAGCGAGCCGGACGAGGGCACGGTTGCGGTCGGCGGCAGCGTCAAGATGGGTTATTTCGCCCAGCATGCGATGGATTTGCTCGACGGCGAGCAGACGGTGTTCGAGTCCCTCGAATATGCGTTTCCGACCGCCGGGCAGGGCTCCCTGCGCGCGCTCGCAGGCTGCTTCGGCTTCTCCGGCGACGACGTCGAGAAGCGCTGCCGCGTGCTGTCAGGCGGCGAGAAGGCGCGCCTGGTGATGGCCAAGATGCTGTTCGATCCCCCGAACTTTCTGGTGCTGGACGAGCCGACCAACCATCTCGATCTCGCCACCAAGGAGATGCTGATCGCGGCGCTGTCGGATTTCGAGGGCACCATGCTGTTCGTCTCGCATGACCGGCATTTTCTCAGCGTCCTGTCGAACCGCGTGCTGGAGTTGACGCCCGAGGGCATCCACCAGTTTGGCGGCGGCTACACCGAATATGTCGCGCGCACGGGGCAGGAAGCGCCGGGATTGCGGAGCTAG
- a CDS encoding alpha/beta hydrolase, with protein sequence MAAPLDPVIAQIIPLLPMRDATTMTPQSARDSLRALAASRAAIPPPPVDIVADIKVKGGAGPLDARVYRVGTTPAPTVVFFHGGGWVAGDLETHDRQARNLAIETGAVVISVDYRRPPETRFPGAFEDAFAAVCDVFGRVAEFGGDAKRLGVAGDSAGGNLAATTAIACRDAGIKLAAQLLVYPVTDVLGSYADARENARFPSRAENAEGYFLSRAVMEWFCGHYLTDPSHATDWRVSPLRANSLAGVAPAIVTTAWFDPLRDEGAAYARALEAAGVPVKHHEGPGLIHGYFGLGDASEVARAEARRARADFKALLARGV encoded by the coding sequence ATGGCCGCACCGCTCGATCCCGTCATCGCCCAGATCATTCCGCTGCTGCCGATGCGCGATGCCACGACGATGACGCCACAGAGCGCCCGCGATTCCTTGCGCGCACTGGCTGCCTCGCGCGCGGCCATACCGCCGCCGCCGGTCGACATCGTCGCGGATATCAAGGTGAAAGGCGGCGCCGGACCGCTCGATGCACGTGTCTACCGGGTCGGCACCACGCCGGCGCCGACCGTGGTGTTCTTCCACGGCGGCGGCTGGGTCGCGGGCGATCTCGAGACCCACGACCGGCAGGCCCGCAACCTTGCGATCGAGACCGGCGCAGTCGTTATCTCCGTCGACTATCGCCGCCCGCCCGAAACGCGCTTTCCCGGCGCGTTCGAGGACGCCTTTGCCGCGGTCTGCGACGTGTTTGGCCGCGTCGCGGAATTTGGCGGCGATGCAAAGCGCCTCGGCGTTGCCGGCGACAGCGCCGGCGGCAATCTCGCCGCCACCACCGCGATCGCCTGCCGCGACGCCGGCATCAAGCTCGCTGCGCAACTCCTGGTCTACCCCGTGACCGACGTGCTCGGGAGTTATGCGGACGCGCGCGAGAACGCACGCTTCCCCTCGCGCGCCGAAAATGCCGAAGGCTACTTCCTCTCGCGCGCCGTGATGGAGTGGTTCTGCGGGCATTATCTCACCGATCCCTCGCATGCCACGGACTGGCGGGTTTCGCCGCTGCGCGCGAATTCGCTTGCCGGCGTCGCGCCCGCGATCGTCACCACCGCCTGGTTCGATCCCTTGCGCGACGAAGGTGCCGCCTATGCACGCGCGCTGGAGGCCGCTGGTGTGCCGGTGAAGCACCATGAAGGCCCAGGCCTGATCCACGGCTATTTCGGCCTCGGGGACGCCTCCGAGGTGGCGCGAGCCGAAGCGCGGCGCGCACGCGCGGACTTCAAGGCGCTTCTCGCGCGCGGCGTCTGA
- a CDS encoding multicopper oxidase family protein has protein sequence MQQDSNGASSVTGTMGTTTLSRRQLLDCGLKAGALSLFAGAANAQHTVHDHAGTSHTADMSPSMGMVAETPVPAMDQALVEPEVRRSVNGVLSTTIRVGYAYRQIGGVRLYVRSYEGGSPGPTLRMKPGDTLRIKMINDLPPNRDGLPADISHPHQFNNTNFHFHGAHTSPSGISDNVMRSMAPGRSYNIEITLPADHTKGTYWYHPHHHGSADIQMSSGMVGAVVIEGDFAEIPEIATARERLMVLTQVVYDANGMVENFETLFPETATRFLAINGQRRPMIEMRPGEVQRWRILNAAYQDDMLLDLEKHDLQAIAYDGIQLGAMQPLKQVLIAPGQRADILVKAGGPGTYAFNAAQYDQGHPSPVGPLARVVVSGAPMDMKLPRALPPAPLATIKDSEITNRRKVVLSATAPEADAAGHWQEFEFFVDGKKFDPGRIDQRVKLGAVEEWTIVNTHEHDDHVFHIHTNPFQVISANGKALAVPEWRDSVIVERKGGQVVFRSRFIDFTGVYMLHCHMMNHEEMGMMQTVEVYKA, from the coding sequence ATGCAGCAGGATTCGAACGGTGCGTCTTCAGTCACCGGCACCATGGGCACGACGACATTGTCGCGCCGTCAATTGCTGGATTGCGGTCTCAAAGCCGGCGCGTTGTCGCTGTTCGCAGGTGCCGCAAATGCCCAACACACCGTGCACGACCATGCGGGCACGTCCCACACCGCGGACATGTCGCCGAGCATGGGGATGGTCGCTGAAACGCCCGTTCCCGCCATGGACCAAGCGCTGGTCGAGCCCGAGGTGCGGCGGTCCGTCAATGGCGTGCTGAGCACGACCATTCGCGTCGGCTATGCCTATCGCCAGATCGGCGGCGTCAGGCTCTATGTCAGATCCTATGAAGGCGGCAGCCCCGGCCCGACCTTGCGCATGAAGCCCGGCGATACCCTGCGCATCAAGATGATCAACGATCTGCCGCCGAACCGCGATGGATTGCCGGCCGACATCAGCCATCCGCACCAGTTCAACAACACCAATTTCCATTTCCACGGCGCCCATACCAGCCCGAGCGGGATTTCCGACAACGTCATGCGCTCGATGGCGCCGGGCCGCAGCTACAACATCGAAATCACCCTGCCGGCGGATCACACCAAGGGCACCTATTGGTATCACCCGCATCACCACGGCAGCGCCGACATTCAGATGTCCTCCGGCATGGTCGGCGCTGTCGTCATCGAGGGCGATTTCGCCGAAATTCCAGAGATCGCGACCGCCCGCGAACGGCTCATGGTGCTGACCCAAGTGGTCTATGATGCCAATGGCATGGTCGAGAATTTCGAGACACTGTTTCCCGAGACCGCGACGCGTTTTCTCGCCATCAACGGCCAGCGCCGGCCTATGATCGAGATGCGGCCCGGCGAGGTGCAGCGCTGGCGCATCCTCAATGCCGCCTATCAGGACGACATGCTGCTCGACCTGGAGAAGCACGACCTCCAAGCGATCGCCTATGACGGCATCCAGCTCGGCGCCATGCAGCCGCTCAAGCAGGTCCTGATCGCGCCCGGCCAGCGCGCGGACATTCTGGTGAAGGCAGGCGGCCCCGGCACCTACGCCTTCAACGCGGCGCAGTACGACCAGGGCCATCCTTCGCCAGTGGGACCGCTGGCGCGGGTCGTGGTGTCAGGCGCGCCCATGGACATGAAGCTGCCGCGGGCCCTGCCGCCGGCGCCGCTCGCGACCATCAAGGATTCCGAGATCACCAACCGCCGCAAGGTGGTGCTGTCGGCCACCGCGCCGGAGGCGGATGCCGCCGGCCATTGGCAGGAATTCGAGTTCTTCGTCGACGGCAAGAAGTTCGATCCTGGCCGCATAGATCAGCGGGTCAAGTTGGGCGCGGTCGAGGAGTGGACCATCGTCAACACACATGAGCATGACGACCACGTGTTCCACATCCATACCAACCCGTTCCAGGTGATCTCGGCCAACGGCAAGGCGCTGGCGGTGCCGGAATGGCGGGATTCCGTGATCGTGGAGCGCAAGGGCGGGCAGGTCGTGTTCCGCTCGCGCTTCATCGATTTCACCGGTGTCTACATGCTCCATTGCCACATGATGAACCATGAGGAGATGGGCATGATGCAGACCGTGGAGGTCTACAAGGCCTAA
- a CDS encoding NADPH-dependent FMN reductase translates to MSNRILVLYGSYRSDRMGIRLANFVIDRLRARGDDVVFIDAKAIGLPMLDRMYKEYPKGSAPEALERLAGEIRGADGFVFVTGEYNWGIQPGLKNLTDHFLEEWFWRPAAIVSYSAGRLSGARASTAWHGTLSEMGMVVVSSTIGVGPIAQTLSEAGEPIGEGGKALERSFPRFADDLAWWIEAAKAQRARKAPPY, encoded by the coding sequence ATGAGCAATCGTATCCTCGTCCTCTACGGTTCCTACCGTTCCGACCGCATGGGCATACGCCTGGCCAATTTCGTCATCGATCGCCTGCGCGCCCGCGGCGACGACGTCGTGTTCATCGACGCAAAGGCGATCGGCCTGCCGATGCTCGATCGCATGTACAAGGAATATCCCAAGGGCTCCGCACCCGAGGCGCTGGAGAGGCTGGCCGGAGAGATCCGCGGCGCGGACGGTTTCGTCTTCGTCACCGGCGAATACAATTGGGGCATTCAACCAGGCCTGAAAAATCTCACCGACCACTTTCTCGAGGAGTGGTTCTGGCGTCCGGCCGCGATCGTGAGCTATTCGGCCGGCCGCCTGTCCGGCGCGCGTGCCTCGACCGCCTGGCATGGCACGTTGTCGGAGATGGGCATGGTGGTGGTGTCGAGCACCATCGGCGTCGGCCCGATCGCACAGACGCTGTCGGAAGCTGGCGAACCGATCGGCGAAGGCGGCAAGGCGCTCGAGCGTTCGTTCCCGCGCTTCGCTGACGATCTCGCATGGTGGATCGAGGCCGCAAAGGCGCAGCGGGCGCGCAAGGCACCGCCGTATTAG
- a CDS encoding MBL fold metallo-hydrolase: MKQLRIGDITIDAVIEREGPWRRPQDFFPAYDEGVFKRHLPTMEPEVFDAARGMMVITYQTFVVRTPRYTILVDTCTGEDKGHPPPFDFPGKERWRNELFALGISFEQIDYVFCTHLHIDHTGWNTTLRDGRWVPTFPNAKYVFHKGEYAAWEAEHAKGSNPPGTVFRDNCLPIVEAGQALLVDDDYALDNTVTLTPTPGHSPCHCCVNIFSKGQRAVVAGDLMHHQIQCREPDWSAKPDWDAKQSAMSRRKFFASVADTDTLILPVHFPAPTVGLIKPLGAAFDYRFKREEGDRTL; the protein is encoded by the coding sequence ATGAAGCAGCTGCGGATCGGCGACATCACCATCGATGCGGTGATCGAGCGGGAGGGACCGTGGCGGCGGCCGCAGGATTTTTTCCCGGCCTATGACGAGGGTGTGTTCAAACGGCATCTGCCGACGATGGAGCCGGAGGTGTTCGACGCCGCGCGCGGCATGATGGTCATCACCTATCAGACCTTCGTGGTGCGCACGCCGCGCTACACCATCCTGGTCGATACCTGCACCGGCGAGGACAAGGGCCATCCGCCGCCGTTCGATTTTCCCGGCAAGGAGCGCTGGCGCAATGAGCTGTTCGCGCTCGGCATCTCTTTCGAGCAGATCGACTACGTGTTCTGCACGCATCTGCATATCGACCACACCGGCTGGAATACGACCTTGCGCGACGGCCGTTGGGTGCCGACTTTTCCGAATGCGAAATACGTCTTCCACAAGGGTGAATATGCGGCCTGGGAGGCCGAGCACGCCAAGGGCAGCAACCCGCCCGGCACCGTATTTCGCGACAATTGCCTGCCGATTGTTGAGGCAGGCCAAGCGCTGTTGGTCGATGACGATTACGCGCTCGACAACACCGTCACGCTGACGCCGACGCCGGGGCATTCGCCCTGCCATTGCTGCGTGAACATCTTCTCGAAGGGCCAACGCGCGGTGGTGGCCGGCGACCTCATGCATCACCAGATCCAGTGCCGCGAGCCGGACTGGTCGGCCAAGCCGGATTGGGATGCGAAGCAGTCGGCGATGTCGCGGCGGAAGTTTTTTGCTTCCGTCGCGGACACCGACACGCTGATCCTGCCTGTCCATTTTCCGGCGCCGACGGTCGGGCTGATCAAGCCGCTCGGCGCCGCCTTTGACTATCGTTTCAAGCGGGAGGAGGGCGACCGGACGCTCTAG
- a CDS encoding nuclear transport factor 2 family protein, with protein MNDEARLKTWNTYQAAWGPIDEDERRRLLEQSVAADCVYTDPGSQIEGRDALMARIGQTQLKFPGAYFRNDSFLEHHEQGLFRWTMYDGAGRVFVTGESFGRFGDDGRLVQATGFFEVPAAKA; from the coding sequence ATGAACGATGAAGCGCGACTGAAGACCTGGAACACCTATCAGGCGGCGTGGGGACCCATCGATGAGGACGAGCGGCGTCGGCTGCTCGAGCAAAGCGTGGCCGCGGACTGCGTGTATACCGATCCGGGCTCGCAGATTGAGGGACGTGACGCCTTGATGGCGCGCATCGGTCAAACCCAGCTCAAGTTTCCTGGCGCGTATTTCAGGAATGACAGCTTCCTAGAACACCACGAGCAGGGGCTTTTTCGCTGGACCATGTATGATGGCGCCGGTCGCGTGTTCGTCACGGGTGAGAGTTTCGGCCGCTTCGGCGATGACGGCCGCCTCGTTCAGGCGACGGGCTTCTTCGAGGTGCCCGCAGCCAAAGCCTGA
- a CDS encoding type II asparaginase, with the protein MSVLFALLISFDVAHARGPGLPNVMVLATGGTIAGSGASSTTVVGYTAATVGIETLLNAVPELKTVANVKGEQVFQIASENMNNDYWLKLAKRVNTLLAQDDVDGIVITHGTDTIEETSYFLDLVVKSKKPVVVVGAMRPSTAISADGPINLFNAVILAGSDEAVGKGVLVALNDQINAARDVTKNNTSTADTFRTPELGFLGYMQGNKPYFYRQSTRRHTADSEFDISSLDVLPQVDIVYGYANMNRVAIDAFVAAGAKGIVHAGVGDGSLARPAVEPALDEARKKGVVIVRSSRVGNGIVARNGEAKDDEHDFVVSDTLNPQKARILLMLALTKTTDTKEIQRMFYTY; encoded by the coding sequence ATGAGCGTGCTCTTCGCGTTGCTCATCAGTTTTGACGTCGCGCATGCGAGGGGCCCGGGACTTCCCAACGTCATGGTGCTCGCAACCGGCGGCACGATCGCCGGCAGCGGAGCGAGCAGCACCACCGTGGTCGGTTACACCGCAGCCACGGTGGGCATCGAGACCCTCCTGAACGCCGTCCCCGAACTGAAAACCGTGGCCAACGTCAAGGGTGAGCAGGTTTTCCAGATCGCCAGCGAGAACATGAACAATGACTACTGGCTCAAGCTCGCCAAGCGCGTCAACACGCTGCTCGCCCAGGACGACGTCGACGGGATCGTGATCACGCACGGGACCGATACGATCGAAGAAACCAGCTATTTCCTGGACCTCGTCGTCAAGAGCAAGAAACCTGTCGTCGTCGTCGGCGCGATGCGGCCGTCGACGGCGATCAGCGCGGATGGGCCGATCAACCTCTTCAATGCGGTGATCCTCGCAGGCAGCGACGAGGCCGTCGGCAAGGGCGTGCTCGTTGCTCTCAACGATCAGATCAACGCGGCTCGCGATGTGACCAAGAACAACACCTCGACGGCGGACACCTTCCGCACGCCGGAACTCGGCTTTCTCGGCTACATGCAGGGCAACAAGCCGTACTTCTATCGGCAATCGACACGCCGGCACACCGCAGACTCCGAATTCGACATCTCCAGCCTCGATGTCCTGCCGCAAGTCGACATCGTCTACGGCTACGCCAACATGAACCGGGTTGCGATCGACGCGTTCGTCGCCGCCGGAGCCAAGGGGATCGTGCATGCCGGCGTCGGGGACGGCAGCCTGGCTCGGCCCGCGGTCGAGCCGGCCCTCGACGAGGCCCGCAAGAAGGGCGTCGTGATCGTTCGCAGCAGCCGTGTCGGAAACGGCATCGTCGCGCGCAACGGCGAGGCCAAGGACGACGAGCATGACTTCGTCGTCTCGGATACGCTCAACCCGCAAAAGGCGCGTATTCTGCTGATGCTGGCGCTGACCAAGACGACCGACACGAAGGAAATCCAGCGGATGTTCTATACTTACTAG
- a CDS encoding cupin domain-containing protein: METLIANMPDAASDRHSHLVRPQEMEWQKTRFPGCEAKTLLFDRSSGLMTALMRFAPGSALPDHEHVGVEQSYVIEGTLVDNEGPAKGIACKAGEFIWREAGSRHAAWCPEGALILAIFQVPNKFFEADGRVVDAAGQDWDETWGHTDVQRARSTR; encoded by the coding sequence ATGGAGACCCTGATTGCGAACATGCCGGATGCCGCTTCTGACCGGCATTCTCACCTTGTTCGGCCGCAAGAGATGGAATGGCAGAAGACGCGCTTTCCCGGCTGCGAGGCCAAGACGTTGCTGTTCGATCGCAGCAGCGGTCTGATGACGGCCTTGATGCGCTTTGCGCCGGGCTCGGCGCTGCCCGATCACGAGCATGTCGGCGTCGAGCAGAGTTATGTCATCGAGGGCACTCTCGTCGACAACGAGGGACCGGCCAAGGGGATTGCCTGCAAGGCCGGCGAATTCATCTGGCGCGAGGCGGGCAGCCGGCATGCCGCCTGGTGCCCGGAGGGCGCCCTGATCCTGGCGATCTTCCAGGTGCCGAACAAGTTCTTCGAAGCCGACGGCCGCGTCGTCGATGCCGCCGGTCAGGATTGGGACGAGACGTGGGGGCACACCGACGTGCAACGGGCGCGGAGCACGCGATAG
- a CDS encoding glycerophosphodiester phosphodiesterase family protein produces the protein MGTKLRVATAAVIAVALGVYVNNTSLLAPRRDGKPVLLAHRGMAQRFDERDVKNDTCTAAQMLPPTHDYLENTIRSMRASFDAGADVVELDVHPTTDGEFAVFHDWTLDCRTDGHGVTREQSMARLKLLDIGYGYTADGGKTFPFRGKGIGMMPTLSEVFAAFPDRKLLINVKSRDGHEGEKLATVLNALPAERRRTIMVYGGDEPIDMIRRLTPEVRTISRAAIRSCLIGNIGYGWTGLVPAACRNAMVLVPINIAPFLWGWPDRFLARMEGANSAVFVLGPYSGGEFSTGIDTPELFARLPQGYSGGIWTNEIEAIATIAGKGKEKSKN, from the coding sequence GTGGGCACGAAACTGAGAGTCGCGACGGCAGCCGTGATCGCCGTCGCCTTGGGCGTCTACGTCAACAACACGAGTCTGCTGGCGCCTCGTCGTGACGGCAAGCCGGTGCTGCTTGCCCATCGCGGCATGGCGCAGCGCTTCGACGAGCGCGATGTAAAGAACGACACCTGCACCGCCGCACAAATGCTGCCGCCGACACACGACTACCTCGAGAACACCATACGTTCGATGCGGGCAAGCTTCGACGCCGGCGCGGATGTGGTCGAGCTCGACGTGCACCCGACCACCGACGGCGAGTTCGCCGTCTTCCACGATTGGACGCTCGATTGCCGCACTGATGGCCACGGCGTGACGCGCGAGCAAAGCATGGCGAGGCTGAAGCTGCTCGACATCGGCTATGGTTACACCGCCGACGGCGGCAAGACGTTTCCGTTTCGCGGCAAGGGCATCGGGATGATGCCGACATTGTCGGAGGTGTTCGCCGCCTTCCCTGACAGAAAACTGCTCATCAACGTGAAGAGCCGCGACGGGCACGAAGGCGAGAAACTTGCCACGGTGTTGAACGCGCTGCCGGCCGAGCGCCGCCGGACGATCATGGTTTATGGCGGCGACGAGCCCATCGACATGATCCGTCGCCTTACCCCGGAAGTTCGCACGATCTCGCGCGCGGCAATCCGAAGCTGCCTGATCGGCAATATCGGCTACGGCTGGACCGGCCTGGTGCCGGCAGCCTGTCGGAACGCGATGGTGCTGGTGCCGATCAATATCGCGCCCTTTCTATGGGGCTGGCCTGACCGCTTCCTCGCGCGCATGGAGGGCGCGAACAGCGCAGTGTTCGTGCTCGGTCCCTACAGTGGAGGCGAGTTCTCCACCGGCATCGATACGCCCGAGCTCTTTGCCCGGCTCCCGCAAGGCTATTCCGGCGGGATCTGGACCAACGAGATCGAGGCAATCGCCACGATCGCGGGCAAGGGCAAGGAAAAGAGCAAGAACTAG
- a CDS encoding TetR/AcrR family transcriptional regulator encodes MARSSISKEELAIEAATEVFSRYGHARTTMGDIAAKTDMSRPALYLLFPDKDAVFAAVIQRMDEQKHRDIKTAIARLDGLHAKLLHACKSWGSHGFDLIEAHPDSADLFDLRFPAVRKVYDNFQSLVADLIRDQVKAAGIAEEPEVLARCLVFGMRGLRETARNGKEMRRLIAVQVTMLVRSIDDGT; translated from the coding sequence ATGGCTCGTTCCAGCATTTCGAAAGAGGAGCTCGCGATCGAGGCTGCGACGGAGGTCTTCTCCCGCTACGGCCATGCCCGTACGACGATGGGCGATATCGCCGCCAAGACGGACATGTCGCGGCCGGCGCTCTATTTGCTCTTCCCCGACAAGGATGCCGTGTTCGCGGCGGTGATCCAGAGAATGGACGAGCAGAAGCATCGCGACATCAAGACCGCAATCGCGCGTCTCGACGGCCTCCATGCCAAGCTGCTCCACGCCTGCAAATCCTGGGGATCGCATGGCTTCGATCTGATCGAGGCGCATCCCGATTCGGCAGATCTGTTCGACCTCCGTTTCCCGGCAGTCCGAAAGGTCTACGACAACTTCCAGTCTTTGGTCGCCGATCTCATCCGCGATCAGGTGAAGGCCGCTGGAATCGCGGAGGAGCCGGAGGTGCTGGCGCGATGCCTGGTGTTCGGCATGCGGGGGCTGCGCGAAACCGCCAGGAACGGCAAGGAGATGCGGCGGCTGATCGCCGTTCAGGTCACCATGCTCGTCAGAAGCATCGACGACGGCACTTGA
- a CDS encoding nitroreductase produces MEFETLVQSRRSVRGFRNEPVPRAVIEAIIDSAKRAPSSMNTQPWHVHVLTGGPLEQLRRRNMEEMVAGAKVKRDIVSHGEYQGVHRTRQVDVAKKLFGAMGIARDDKPMRQDWVLRGFRQFDAPVSLVLTYDRVLDPGAVCHFDLGALCYGIVLAAWDRGLGSVINGQGIMRSDIVREVANIPEDEVIMTCVAMGYPDDNFAANAVRSDREGNDDFVRYVGFAE; encoded by the coding sequence GTGGAATTCGAAACGCTGGTCCAGTCGCGCCGCAGCGTGCGCGGCTTCAGGAACGAGCCGGTGCCGCGCGCGGTGATCGAGGCGATCATCGACAGTGCCAAGCGTGCGCCGTCGTCGATGAACACCCAGCCCTGGCATGTCCACGTGCTCACAGGCGGACCGTTGGAACAGCTGCGCCGACGCAACATGGAGGAGATGGTTGCCGGCGCCAAGGTGAAGCGTGACATCGTCAGCCATGGCGAGTACCAGGGCGTGCACCGCACCCGGCAAGTCGATGTCGCCAAGAAACTGTTCGGCGCGATGGGAATCGCGCGCGACGACAAGCCGATGCGCCAGGACTGGGTGCTGCGCGGCTTCCGCCAGTTCGACGCGCCGGTCTCGCTGGTCTTGACTTATGACCGCGTGCTCGATCCCGGCGCGGTCTGCCATTTCGATCTGGGTGCGCTCTGCTACGGCATCGTGCTCGCGGCCTGGGACCGCGGTCTCGGTTCGGTGATCAACGGGCAGGGCATCATGCGCTCCGACATCGTGCGCGAGGTCGCGAACATTCCGGAGGACGAGGTGATCATGACCTGCGTCGCGATGGGTTATCCCGATGACAACTTTGCCGCGAACGCCGTTCGCTCCGATCGCGAGGGCAACGACGATTTCGTGCGCTACGTCGGATTCGCCGAGTAG